A genomic segment from Micromonospora echinaurantiaca encodes:
- a CDS encoding Na+/H+ antiporter — protein sequence MVTALALVLGGLVVVMVANAVAHRSGLPASVLLVLAGIGYGYLPGPNLTLDPEAVLYLVIPPLLYAAALQSSLTALRTNARTVAGLSVALVLVTALAVGFGLNATVAAVPLSVGIAVGAAVSPPDPVAALSIGRRAGLPPRLITLVEGEGLLNDATALTILQVAVAAAVGGAFSVGHAVGDFLVVAAGGLLVGLVLAAAIAQLRKRVSDPLIDNALSLGTPFAAYLAAEKLHVSGVLAVVVAGLWLGHRSASLQSSRARLQTRAVWHLVEFLLEGYVFLLIGQQLPAVVRGLRDYDVSTVVTAAAVTVGTVLLVRPLWLLLAAHLPTRMHARLGGDPRPGNPPLSGRELLALSWAGTRGVITLAAAFTLPADTPARDLLLFCAYLVVLVTLIGQGLTFAPLLRRLRLPGTEVSRALTRNQARAAAVQAALQRLDSLAAADPTVGKIAAPLRHAAEVRQQRYTTRVELLSAVEDQMLPTDEEYLAALRARREMIDAEREELLAWRDAGRLADADMRVLERELDHVESVLPPLPPS from the coding sequence ATGGTGACCGCGTTGGCGCTGGTGCTCGGCGGCCTGGTGGTGGTCATGGTGGCCAACGCGGTGGCCCACCGCAGCGGCCTGCCGGCGTCGGTGCTGCTGGTCCTCGCCGGCATCGGCTACGGCTACCTGCCCGGCCCGAACCTCACCCTCGACCCCGAGGCCGTGCTCTACCTGGTCATCCCGCCGCTGCTCTACGCCGCCGCGTTGCAGTCGAGCCTGACCGCGCTCCGCACCAACGCCCGTACGGTGGCCGGGCTGTCGGTGGCCCTGGTGCTGGTCACCGCGCTCGCCGTCGGGTTCGGGCTCAACGCGACCGTGGCCGCCGTGCCGCTGAGCGTCGGCATCGCGGTGGGCGCGGCGGTCTCGCCGCCGGACCCGGTCGCGGCGCTGTCGATCGGCCGGCGCGCCGGCCTGCCGCCCCGGCTGATCACGCTGGTCGAGGGGGAGGGGCTGCTCAACGACGCCACCGCCCTGACGATCCTGCAGGTCGCCGTCGCGGCGGCGGTCGGCGGGGCGTTCTCCGTCGGCCACGCGGTGGGGGACTTCCTCGTCGTGGCCGCCGGCGGGCTGCTGGTCGGCCTGGTCCTCGCCGCGGCCATCGCCCAGCTCCGGAAGAGGGTCAGCGACCCGCTGATCGACAACGCGCTGTCACTGGGCACCCCGTTCGCCGCCTACCTGGCGGCCGAGAAGCTGCACGTGTCCGGGGTGCTCGCGGTCGTCGTGGCCGGCCTGTGGCTCGGCCACCGCAGCGCGTCGCTGCAGTCCAGCCGGGCACGCCTGCAGACCCGCGCGGTATGGCACCTGGTGGAGTTCCTCCTCGAGGGCTACGTGTTCCTGCTGATCGGCCAGCAACTGCCGGCGGTCGTCCGCGGCCTGCGCGACTACGACGTCAGCACGGTCGTCACCGCCGCCGCGGTCACCGTCGGCACGGTGCTGCTGGTACGGCCGCTGTGGCTGCTGCTGGCGGCGCACCTGCCCACGCGGATGCACGCCCGGCTGGGCGGCGACCCGCGCCCGGGCAACCCGCCGCTGTCCGGGCGGGAACTGCTCGCGCTGAGCTGGGCCGGCACCCGTGGGGTGATCACCCTTGCCGCGGCGTTCACCCTGCCCGCCGACACCCCCGCCCGGGACCTGCTGCTCTTCTGCGCCTACCTGGTGGTGCTGGTGACCCTGATCGGCCAGGGGCTGACCTTCGCCCCGCTGCTGCGCCGGCTGCGGCTGCCGGGCACCGAGGTCAGCCGGGCGCTGACCCGCAACCAGGCGCGCGCCGCCGCCGTGCAGGCCGCCCTGCAGCGGCTGGACTCGCTCGCCGCGGCCGACCCCACCGTCGGGAAGATCGCGGCGCCGCTGCGTCACGCGGCCGAGGTCCGCCAGCAGCGCTACACCACCCGGGTCGAGCTGCTCTCCGCGGTCGAGGACCAGATGCTGCCGACCGACGAGGAGTACCTGGCCGCGCTGCGGGCCCGGCGGGAGATGATCGACGCCGAGCGGGAGGAACTGCTCGCCTGGCGGGACGCGGGCCGGCTCGCCGACGCCGACATGCGGGTGCTGGAACGCGAGCTGGACCACGTGGAGAGCGTCCTGCCGCCGCTGCCCCCGTCCTGA
- a CDS encoding BCCT family transporter produces the protein MTVSAKPATTEDNTEPGGPPIGPDGGQRGIDRTVLGVAAAASVLFVLWGILATDNLASVTGTALDWVVSVFGWVFVLGSAGFVALSIWLALSRYGRIKLGRDDEKPEFSTVSWVAMMFSAGMGIGLMFWGAAEPLSHLGTPPRGLTEPNSQQAARVAMEYSFFHWALHPWAIYAVVGLAIAYFTFRKGRRGLISSAFFPLIGERANRGPGKAIDIFAIFATLFGSAVSLGLGALQINSGLTNLWDVPNSTPLAIGIIAVLTAAFVVSAITGVKRGIQFLSNTNMVLAVALLFFLLVVGPTVFIFNTLTASTGGYLYDLIPMSFRTGAFGGEEWMAGWTIFYWAWWISWTPFVGAFIARISRGRTIRQFVLGVVAIPSLVSFVWFSVFGGTAINLQLGGTDLSAAVAESPEAALFAVLREFPLFTVTAIVVMVLVALFFVSGADAASVVMGTLSSRGDIEPKSWLVALWGVLTGLVAAVLLLAGGLSALQSLTILAALPFLFVMVGMVVGLLRELRREPATATMAPELRALTLAAERQAAGSPEAS, from the coding sequence ATGACCGTGTCTGCCAAACCGGCGACAACCGAGGACAACACCGAGCCAGGCGGTCCGCCCATCGGGCCGGACGGCGGCCAGCGAGGCATCGACCGGACCGTGCTCGGCGTGGCCGCCGCGGCGTCGGTGCTCTTCGTCCTGTGGGGCATCCTGGCGACCGACAACCTGGCGTCGGTCACCGGGACGGCGCTCGACTGGGTCGTCAGCGTGTTCGGCTGGGTCTTCGTACTGGGCAGCGCGGGCTTCGTGGCGCTGTCGATCTGGCTGGCGCTCAGCCGGTACGGCCGGATCAAGCTCGGCCGCGACGACGAGAAGCCCGAGTTCTCCACCGTGTCCTGGGTGGCGATGATGTTCAGCGCCGGCATGGGCATCGGCCTGATGTTCTGGGGCGCCGCCGAGCCGCTGTCCCACCTGGGCACCCCGCCGCGCGGGCTCACCGAGCCGAACTCCCAGCAGGCCGCCCGGGTGGCCATGGAGTACTCGTTCTTCCACTGGGCGCTGCACCCGTGGGCGATCTACGCCGTGGTCGGCCTGGCGATCGCCTACTTCACCTTCCGCAAGGGCCGGCGCGGCCTGATCAGCAGCGCCTTCTTCCCGCTCATCGGCGAGCGCGCCAACCGCGGTCCCGGCAAGGCCATCGACATCTTCGCGATCTTCGCGACGCTGTTCGGCTCCGCGGTCTCGCTCGGCCTGGGCGCCCTTCAGATCAACAGCGGGCTGACGAACCTGTGGGACGTGCCGAACTCCACCCCGTTGGCGATCGGCATCATCGCGGTGCTCACCGCGGCGTTCGTGGTCTCCGCCATCACCGGCGTCAAGCGCGGCATCCAGTTCCTGTCGAACACCAACATGGTGCTCGCGGTGGCGCTGCTGTTCTTCCTGCTCGTGGTGGGCCCGACCGTCTTCATCTTCAACACGCTCACCGCGTCGACCGGCGGCTACCTCTACGACCTCATCCCGATGAGCTTCCGCACCGGCGCCTTCGGCGGCGAGGAGTGGATGGCCGGCTGGACCATCTTCTACTGGGCGTGGTGGATCTCCTGGACGCCGTTCGTCGGCGCGTTCATCGCCCGGATCTCCCGGGGCCGCACGATCCGCCAGTTCGTCCTCGGCGTGGTGGCCATCCCGAGCCTGGTCAGCTTCGTCTGGTTCTCGGTGTTCGGTGGCACCGCCATCAACCTGCAGCTCGGCGGCACCGACCTGTCCGCCGCGGTGGCGGAGAGCCCGGAGGCGGCGCTCTTCGCGGTACTGCGGGAGTTCCCGCTCTTCACCGTCACCGCGATCGTGGTGATGGTGCTGGTGGCGCTCTTCTTCGTCAGCGGCGCGGACGCCGCCTCGGTGGTGATGGGCACGCTCTCCTCCCGCGGCGACATCGAGCCGAAGAGCTGGCTGGTCGCCCTGTGGGGGGTGCTGACCGGGCTGGTGGCCGCGGTGCTGCTGCTCGCCGGTGGGCTGTCCGCGTTGCAGTCGCTGACCATCCTCGCCGCCCTGCCGTTCCTGTTCGTGATGGTCGGCATGGTCGTCGGGCTGCTCCGCGAGCTGCGTCGGGAACCCGCCACCGCGACGATGGCCCCGGAGTTGCGCGCCCTGACCCTCGCCGCCGAGCGGCAGGCGGCCGGGAGCCCCGAGGCCTCCTGA
- a CDS encoding SMP-30/gluconolactonase/LRE family protein — MAVSVEDVDWSVLGELRCELGESPVWDAGRLHLVDVTGHTVWTLDPIAGTAHGVTCARRLTALVPAAGGGWWLGVAGRDLGAFDPYDGTFRTVLSVPGPADLAFNDAVCGRDGMLYTGSVDRGRAGRAALHVVGADLGHRVVAAGVGASNGLDTSPDGTVLYHADTFAGTVTAYGPDRRRVASVRVDRPDGIAVDADGGVWVALWGSGLVRRYTAELRPDRALRVPAPLVSNVAFGGPALRVMFVTTARTAGVPGSGAVFTADVGARGLPAARFAVRPGIGHEGSL, encoded by the coding sequence ATGGCTGTGAGTGTCGAGGACGTCGACTGGTCGGTGCTGGGCGAGCTGCGCTGCGAGCTGGGGGAGAGCCCGGTCTGGGACGCCGGGCGGTTGCACCTGGTCGACGTCACCGGCCACACGGTCTGGACCCTCGACCCCATCGCCGGGACGGCGCACGGCGTCACCTGCGCGCGGCGTCTTACCGCCCTGGTGCCCGCGGCCGGTGGCGGGTGGTGGCTGGGAGTCGCCGGGCGGGACCTCGGCGCCTTCGACCCGTACGACGGAACCTTCCGGACGGTGCTCAGCGTGCCCGGGCCGGCCGACCTGGCGTTCAACGACGCGGTGTGCGGGCGGGACGGGATGCTTTACACCGGCTCCGTCGACCGTGGCCGGGCCGGGCGGGCCGCCCTCCACGTGGTCGGCGCGGACCTGGGTCACCGGGTGGTCGCCGCCGGGGTGGGCGCCTCGAATGGCCTCGACACCAGCCCGGACGGCACCGTCCTGTACCACGCCGACACGTTCGCCGGCACCGTTACCGCGTACGGGCCGGACCGGCGCCGGGTGGCCTCCGTACGCGTCGACCGCCCGGACGGCATCGCGGTCGACGCCGACGGCGGGGTCTGGGTCGCACTGTGGGGCTCCGGCCTGGTCCGCCGCTACACCGCCGAGCTGCGGCCGGACCGGGCGCTGCGGGTGCCGGCGCCGCTGGTCAGCAACGTGGCGTTCGGCGGGCCGGCTCTGCGGGTCATGTTCGTCACCACGGCCCGGACCGCCGGCGTGCCAGGATCCGGGGCGGTGTTCACCGCCGATGTCGGTGCGCGTGGGCTTCCCGCGGCACGGTTCGCTGTTCGTCCCGGCATCGGCCACGAAGGGTCGCTCTGA
- a CDS encoding SDR family NAD(P)-dependent oxidoreductase has product MSGRGVLVVGASSPIGTAIARVFADAGDRVVGVSLDEHADPAFTTELMADCADPDAAAATVAAAHRVLGRLDVVVPAAAVMPVASAAETTDGQWRIAIDATLDSTFYVVRAALPLLPRGGAIVAVSSVNATLAAPGLPGYAAAKAGVEGLVRQLALEYGPAGIRVNAVAPGMIGSADLPAVTEGYPLRRVGRPEDVAAAVAFLASPAADFVTGAVLPVDGGLSISSPAAWLRPDLRARWL; this is encoded by the coding sequence GTGAGCGGCCGGGGCGTCCTCGTCGTCGGCGCCTCCTCGCCGATCGGTACCGCCATCGCCCGGGTGTTCGCCGACGCCGGGGACCGGGTGGTCGGCGTCAGCCTCGACGAGCACGCCGATCCGGCGTTCACCACCGAACTGATGGCCGACTGCGCCGACCCGGACGCTGCGGCGGCCACCGTCGCCGCGGCCCACCGGGTGCTCGGCCGGCTCGACGTGGTGGTGCCGGCCGCCGCCGTCATGCCGGTCGCCTCGGCGGCCGAGACCACCGACGGGCAGTGGCGGATCGCCATCGACGCCACCCTCGACTCGACGTTCTACGTCGTCCGGGCTGCCCTGCCGTTGCTGCCGCGCGGCGGCGCAATCGTCGCGGTCAGCTCCGTCAACGCCACCCTCGCCGCTCCCGGCCTGCCGGGCTACGCCGCCGCGAAGGCCGGCGTCGAAGGGTTGGTCCGCCAGCTCGCCCTGGAGTACGGGCCGGCCGGGATCCGGGTCAACGCCGTCGCTCCCGGCATGATCGGCAGCGCCGACCTGCCCGCGGTCACCGAGGGCTATCCGCTGCGCCGGGTCGGTCGTCCCGAGGACGTCGCCGCCGCGGTGGCGTTCCTCGCCTCCCCGGCGGCGGACTTCGTCACCGGCGCGGTGCTCCCGGTGGACGGCGGGTTGTCCATCTCTTCGCCCGCCGCCTGGCTCCGGCCCGACCTGCGCGCCCGATGGCTGTGA
- a CDS encoding dihydrodipicolinate synthase family protein, with protein MPHTVHGLVPILATPFGPDGALDLPSLRRLTEFQLASGVTGVAVFGMASEGFALTADERARILATVTDVVAGAVPVVAGVNGTSTVTAIEQADAAVAGGATALMVLPPFMVKPTPDQLLAFYSHVAAAAGVEVMVQDAPGATGVTMAPALIAELGKLDGVTSVKVETPPTAPKVAAVVAARADDSFAVLGGQNAQFCLEEYGRGAIGTMPACEFPDLLGPVLADWAAGRHVEARAGFTRLLPLILFGLQQGIAWAVHKEVLVRRGLIADATVRSPARPLDAAGRASLATILDDLGLGR; from the coding sequence GTGCCCCACACCGTGCACGGCCTCGTGCCGATCCTCGCCACCCCGTTCGGGCCCGACGGCGCCCTGGACCTGCCCAGCCTGCGTCGGCTCACCGAATTCCAACTCGCCAGCGGCGTCACCGGCGTCGCGGTGTTCGGCATGGCCAGCGAGGGTTTCGCCCTCACCGCCGACGAGCGGGCCCGCATCCTGGCTACGGTCACCGACGTCGTGGCCGGCGCGGTGCCGGTCGTCGCGGGCGTCAACGGCACCTCGACGGTCACCGCGATCGAACAGGCCGACGCCGCGGTGGCCGGTGGTGCCACGGCGCTGATGGTGCTGCCCCCGTTCATGGTCAAGCCCACCCCCGACCAGCTGCTCGCCTTTTACAGCCACGTGGCGGCGGCCGCCGGCGTCGAGGTGATGGTCCAGGACGCGCCCGGCGCCACCGGTGTCACCATGGCGCCCGCGCTCATCGCCGAACTCGGCAAGCTCGACGGCGTCACCTCGGTGAAGGTGGAGACGCCGCCGACCGCGCCGAAGGTCGCGGCCGTCGTCGCCGCCCGCGCCGACGACAGCTTCGCCGTCCTCGGCGGCCAGAACGCCCAGTTCTGCCTCGAGGAGTACGGCCGCGGCGCTATCGGCACCATGCCGGCCTGCGAGTTCCCCGACCTGCTCGGCCCCGTCCTCGCCGACTGGGCGGCCGGCCGGCACGTCGAGGCGCGGGCCGGGTTCACCCGGCTGCTGCCGCTGATCCTGTTCGGCCTGCAGCAGGGCATCGCCTGGGCGGTGCACAAGGAGGTCCTCGTGCGGCGCGGGCTGATCGCCGACGCCACCGTCCGCTCGCCGGCCCGACCGCTCGACGCGGCCGGCCGGGCGTCGCTCGCCACCATCCTCGACGACCTGGGACTGGGGCGGTGA
- a CDS encoding mandelate racemase/muconate lactonizing enzyme family protein: MRIREVHTHVLKVHADEAYLGPKRDGSRIGGGYEVREPWRSLYSSRYETLLVEVVAEDGTTGWGEALAPVAPEVPAAIVDLLLAPVLVGMDATAPRPAWYRLRDLMRERGHLVGHQADALAAVDIALWDLAGRLAGLGVAQLLGGAFRTRLPTYVSGLPRPTDPERAELARDWADRGATAVKLHLGHGVAADLTTVDVVRAAAPGLRVAVDGHWAYGVDEAVALARGLAERGAWFLEAPLAPEDVVGHAELAARSTVPVAVGEALRNRYEFAQWLDARALRIAQPDVARTGITEAMAIAELCAARHVPVAPHHSVGMGVSLAAGLHVAAAVADLAAFEYQPTSTEVGSRILTGPVPLHPAAFDLPAGPGLGVDVDVEAVRALAKES; the protein is encoded by the coding sequence ATGCGGATCCGCGAGGTACACACCCACGTGCTGAAGGTGCACGCCGACGAGGCGTACCTGGGGCCGAAACGGGACGGCAGCCGCATCGGCGGCGGCTACGAGGTCCGCGAACCGTGGCGCAGCCTCTACTCGTCCCGCTACGAGACGCTGCTGGTGGAGGTGGTCGCCGAGGACGGCACCACCGGCTGGGGGGAGGCGCTCGCCCCGGTGGCGCCCGAGGTGCCCGCCGCCATCGTCGACCTGCTGCTCGCCCCGGTGTTGGTCGGCATGGACGCCACCGCTCCCCGCCCCGCCTGGTACCGGCTGCGCGACCTGATGCGCGAACGCGGGCACCTGGTCGGCCACCAGGCCGACGCGCTCGCCGCCGTGGACATCGCGCTCTGGGACCTCGCCGGCCGGCTCGCCGGGCTCGGCGTCGCCCAACTGCTCGGCGGGGCGTTCCGCACCCGCCTGCCCACGTACGTCTCCGGCCTGCCCCGCCCCACTGACCCGGAGCGGGCCGAGCTGGCCCGGGACTGGGCCGACCGGGGCGCGACCGCGGTCAAGCTGCACCTCGGGCACGGCGTCGCGGCCGACCTCACCACCGTCGACGTGGTCCGCGCGGCCGCCCCGGGCCTGCGGGTCGCCGTCGACGGGCACTGGGCCTACGGGGTGGACGAGGCCGTCGCGTTGGCCCGCGGTCTCGCCGAGCGGGGCGCCTGGTTCCTGGAGGCGCCCCTGGCGCCGGAGGACGTCGTCGGGCACGCCGAACTCGCCGCCCGCTCGACCGTCCCGGTCGCGGTCGGCGAGGCGCTGCGCAACCGGTACGAGTTCGCCCAGTGGCTCGACGCCCGGGCGCTGCGGATCGCCCAGCCGGACGTGGCGCGTACCGGGATCACCGAGGCGATGGCGATCGCCGAGCTGTGCGCCGCCCGGCACGTGCCCGTCGCCCCGCACCACTCCGTCGGCATGGGGGTCTCCCTCGCCGCCGGCCTGCACGTCGCGGCGGCGGTCGCCGACCTCGCCGCGTTCGAGTACCAGCCGACCTCCACCGAGGTCGGATCACGCATCCTCACCGGGCCGGTGCCCCTGCACCCGGCCGCGTTCGACCTGCCCGCGGGACCCGGACTCGGCGTCGACGTCGACGTCGAGGCGGTTCGCGCCCTGGCCAAGGAGTCCTGA
- a CDS encoding IclR family transcriptional regulator yields MASDQGTNQSVEKAAAVLNAFLAGQPALRVSDVARHAGLGQSTASRLLATLESCDLVQRDQVSGLYQLGPALITMAGVALNNHPVHREARQRAQNLAAELGLGANVAIRSGASLFYLCNFEGTLAPRSFVLIGQHNPLHATGLGKCLLIGTDAEQRRALLPDLPAYTPATITDHAALDAAVEQAAQRRYATEVEELARGRACVASPILDHTGTVCAALSVSGPLSAIALDSREAELSRMVIEAADAISTGLGYLGPADRIPARMQAVR; encoded by the coding sequence GTGGCCAGTGATCAGGGCACCAACCAGAGCGTGGAAAAGGCGGCCGCCGTGCTGAACGCCTTTCTCGCCGGCCAGCCCGCGCTGCGCGTGTCCGACGTCGCCCGTCACGCCGGGCTCGGGCAGTCCACCGCCTCCCGGCTACTGGCCACCCTGGAGTCCTGCGACCTCGTGCAGCGCGACCAGGTCAGCGGCCTCTACCAACTCGGGCCGGCGCTGATCACGATGGCCGGCGTCGCGCTCAACAACCATCCGGTGCACCGCGAGGCCCGCCAACGCGCCCAGAACCTCGCCGCGGAACTCGGCCTCGGCGCCAACGTCGCCATCCGCAGCGGAGCGTCGCTGTTCTACCTCTGCAACTTCGAGGGCACCCTCGCCCCCCGGTCGTTCGTGCTGATCGGCCAGCACAACCCGCTGCACGCCACCGGGCTCGGCAAGTGCCTGCTGATCGGCACGGACGCCGAGCAGCGCCGGGCACTGCTGCCGGACCTGCCGGCGTACACCCCGGCCACCATCACCGACCACGCCGCCCTCGACGCCGCCGTCGAACAGGCCGCGCAGCGCCGCTACGCCACCGAGGTCGAGGAACTCGCCCGCGGGCGGGCCTGCGTCGCCTCCCCGATCCTCGACCACACCGGCACCGTCTGCGCCGCGCTGTCGGTCTCCGGCCCGCTGTCCGCTATCGCCCTCGACAGCCGGGAGGCCGAACTGTCCCGCATGGTCATCGAAGCCGCCGACGCGATCAGCACCGGCCTGGGCTACCTGGGTCCCGCCGACCGCATCCCAGCCCGCATGCAGGCCGTCCGGTGA
- a CDS encoding carbohydrate ABC transporter permease, with the protein MSTETARTGTTGGKPAPKPTGARPPRALGDGAFAALLMLPALAMLGAIVVYPLVASLVTAFFEQSLVEPGRSFVGLTNITELLGGDFWRLLRQTLVFTVGATVTPFLVGLALALALNTRIRGRATLRGLLLIPWLVPSVVVSFLWMWIFNANYGLANGVLETLRLIDEPQAWLAGSGTAMTAVIVAKTWASFPWIMVMLLAGLQTVPVELHEAAETDGAGPVQRFFAVTLPHLRGIIGIVLLLELIWNFQHFDLIYVMTGGGPAGATETFATAVYETAFQGFDLGRAGALGLLWMLLLLGMVAVYVRRSEREGQL; encoded by the coding sequence ATGAGCACCGAGACCGCCCGGACCGGGACCACCGGCGGCAAGCCCGCCCCGAAGCCGACCGGGGCCCGCCCACCCCGCGCGCTCGGCGACGGCGCGTTCGCCGCGCTGCTGATGCTGCCCGCGCTGGCGATGCTCGGCGCGATCGTCGTCTACCCGCTGGTCGCCTCGCTGGTCACCGCGTTCTTCGAGCAGAGTCTCGTCGAGCCCGGCCGCAGCTTCGTCGGGCTGACCAACATCACCGAGCTGCTCGGCGGTGACTTCTGGCGGCTGCTGCGCCAGACCCTGGTCTTCACCGTCGGCGCCACCGTCACGCCGTTCCTGGTCGGCCTCGCCCTCGCCCTGGCGCTGAACACCCGGATCCGGGGTCGCGCCACCCTGCGCGGGCTGCTGCTCATCCCCTGGCTGGTGCCCAGCGTCGTCGTGTCGTTCCTCTGGATGTGGATCTTCAACGCGAACTACGGTCTGGCCAACGGCGTGCTGGAGACGCTGAGGTTGATCGACGAGCCACAGGCCTGGCTCGCCGGCTCCGGCACCGCGATGACCGCCGTCATCGTCGCCAAGACCTGGGCGAGCTTCCCCTGGATCATGGTGATGCTGCTGGCCGGCCTGCAGACCGTACCGGTCGAACTACACGAGGCGGCCGAGACCGACGGCGCCGGCCCGGTGCAGCGGTTCTTCGCCGTCACCCTGCCGCACCTGCGCGGCATCATCGGCATCGTCCTGCTGCTGGAACTGATCTGGAACTTCCAGCACTTCGACCTGATCTACGTGATGACCGGCGGCGGCCCGGCCGGCGCCACCGAGACGTTCGCCACCGCCGTCTACGAGACCGCCTTCCAGGGCTTCGACCTCGGCCGCGCCGGGGCACTCGGCCTGCTGTGGATGCTGCTGCTGCTCGGCATGGTCGCCGTCTACGTCCGCCGGTCCGAGCGAGAGGGGCAACTGTGA
- a CDS encoding carbohydrate ABC transporter permease codes for MSKRSARDSRGSRASAWIAVAVLGGFGLLPVYWMLVTAFTPAQQTFRYPPSFIPTELTLDNFANLADEPALARYLLNSIVVSVITAVLSVIVSAYMGYAFSKFRFRGRRSLMYFVLSSQMFPQALLLVTLYALFSAYHLLDTYTALVLSFTTFTLPLCVWMLKGFFDTIPDSLVEAARVDGASRLRTIHSVILPLSAPGLIAAGLFAFVRGWNDFIFALTLAGREKTTLPPGLVNAFLGEATAQWAELMAASLLASLPVVVAFIALQRFLVGGITAGAIKG; via the coding sequence GTGAGCAAGCGCTCCGCGAGGGACAGCCGCGGCTCCCGCGCGTCCGCCTGGATCGCGGTGGCGGTCCTCGGCGGGTTCGGGCTGCTGCCCGTCTACTGGATGCTCGTCACCGCGTTCACCCCGGCACAGCAGACCTTCCGCTACCCGCCGTCGTTCATCCCCACCGAACTGACCCTGGACAATTTCGCCAACCTGGCCGACGAGCCGGCGCTGGCCCGCTACCTGCTCAACAGCATCGTGGTCTCGGTCATCACCGCGGTGCTGAGCGTCATTGTCTCGGCCTACATGGGCTACGCCTTCTCCAAGTTCCGCTTCCGCGGCCGGCGCAGCCTGATGTACTTCGTGCTCTCGTCCCAGATGTTCCCGCAGGCGCTGCTGCTGGTCACCCTCTATGCCCTGTTCAGCGCCTACCACCTGCTCGACACCTACACCGCGCTGGTGCTGTCGTTCACCACCTTCACGCTGCCGCTCTGCGTCTGGATGCTCAAGGGCTTCTTCGACACCATTCCCGACTCCCTCGTCGAGGCCGCCCGCGTCGACGGCGCCTCGCGGCTGCGCACCATCCACTCGGTGATCCTGCCGCTGTCGGCGCCGGGGCTGATCGCCGCCGGACTGTTCGCGTTCGTCCGCGGCTGGAACGACTTCATCTTCGCGCTTACCCTCGCCGGGCGCGAGAAGACCACCCTGCCACCCGGCCTCGTCAACGCGTTCCTCGGCGAGGCCACCGCGCAATGGGCCGAGTTGATGGCCGCGTCACTGCTGGCGTCCCTGCCGGTCGTGGTCGCGTTCATCGCGCTCCAACGATTCCTGGTCGGCGGCATCACCGCCGGCGCCATCAAGGGATAA